A single region of the Brachypodium distachyon strain Bd21 chromosome 3, Brachypodium_distachyon_v3.0, whole genome shotgun sequence genome encodes:
- the LOC100843571 gene encoding phospholipase A1-Ibeta2, chloroplastic, whose amino-acid sequence MTSAAAAPSPSLQLLRPATAAPPNSVHLGNLEHLFRHRGQGATAVVQPVAQKKKKAAPLLRLPSFFKRGRPSSPDPAMAAAADLSPRLFQPSPPDGPSPRGDIAASWRRLHGEEGCWRGLLDPLHPDLRREIVRYGEFVGAAYSAFLSNSDASPNSDLDHLAGAVPLQDAAYRVTAPLFATSSAKLPPWLASLAGPCAAQRTSLVGYVAVCECPDEVRRMGRRDIVVALRGTCTVLEWADNVRAALVPAHHKDSSSSSSSSSPAPGKVECGFWSLYNTPADASPETSLSSAVVSEIRKLLQKYEGEEISITVTGHSLGAALAVLIADELTSAVCPGGPPVAVFSFGGPRVGDGEFAARVEAQGARVLRVVNAHDVVPRCFFPGAGGRWYADVGRELRLDSRASPYLRPDADAACCHDLEAYIHLVDGFLGSHCPFRANAKRSILRLLQNQGGNVKQLYISKAMENMRHIHGLDGGAGAGDDAAAPVGSPLGRRLLECVQ is encoded by the coding sequence AtgacctccgccgccgcggctccaTCGCCCTCCCTGCAGCTGCTCCGGCcagccacggcggcgccgcccaaCTCGGTCCACCTCGGCAACCTCGAGCACCTCTTCCGCCACCGCGGCCAaggcgccaccgccgtcgtccAGCCCGTagctcagaagaagaagaaggcggcgccgctgctccggcTGCCGTCCTTCTTCAAGCGCGGCCGTCCTTCTTCTCCAGatccggccatggcggccgccgcggaccTGTCGCCGCGGCTCTTCCAGCCGTCGCCCCCCGACGGGCCATCCCCGCGGGGCGACATCGCGGCGTCGTGGCGGCGGCTCCACGGCGAGGAAGGCTGCTGGCGCGGGCTGCTGGACCCGCTCCACCCGGACCTCCGGCGCGAGATCGTCCGGTACGGCGAGTTCGTCGGCGCCGCCTACTCCGCCTTCCTCTCCAACTCCGACGCCTCCCCCAATTCGGACCTGGACCATCTCGCAGGCGCCGTCCCTCTCCAGGACGCCGCCTACCGGGTCACGGCGCCGCTCttcgccacctcctccgccaaGCTTCCGCCATGGCTGGCGTCTCTGGCCGGCCCATGCGCGGCCCAGCGGACCTCCCTCGTGGGCTACGTGGCCGTCTGCGAGTGCCCCGACGAGGTCCGCCGCATGGGCCGCCGCGACATCGTCGTCGCCCTCCGCGGCACCTGCACCGTCCTCGAGTGGGCCGACAACGTCCGGGCCGCCCTCGTCCCGGCCCACCACAAAGattcatcctcctcctcctcgtcttcgtctccggcgccgggcAAGGTGGAATGCGGCTTCTGGAGCCTCTACAACACCCCCGCCGACGCCTCTCCCGAAACCTCGCTCTCATCCGCCGTCGTCTCCGAAATCCGCAAGCTCCTTCAAAAATACGAAGGGGAAGAGATAAGCATCACTGTCACAGGCCACAGCCTGGGGGCAGCCCTGGCGGTGCTAATCGCCGACGAGCTGACCTCGGCCGTGTGCCCCGGTGGGCCGCCGGTGGCGGTGTTCTCGTTCGGCGGGCCGCGGGTGGGGGACGGGGAGTTCGCGGCCCGCGTGGAGGCCCAGGGGGCCCGAGTCCTCCGCGTGGTGAACGCGCACGACGTGGTGCCGCGctgcttcttccccggcgccggcgggcggtGGTACGCCGACGTGGGCCGCGAGCTCAGGCTCGACAGCAGGGCCTCGCCGTACCTCCgccccgacgccgacgccgcctgcTGCCATGACCTCGAGGCCTAcatccacctcgtcgacggctTCCTCGGCTCTCACTGCCCGTTCAGGGCCAACGCCAAGAGGAGCATCCTTAGGTTGCTCCAGAACCAGGGAGGGAATGTTAAACAGCTTTATATTAGCAAGGCCATGGAGAACATGAGACACATCCATggcctcgacggcggcgccggcgccggagacgacgcTGCGGCGCCGGTCGGATCGCCGCTCGGCCGCCGTCTGCTTGAGTGCGTGCAATGA
- the LOC100836050 gene encoding beta-glucuronosyltransferase GlcAT14B, with protein MRKNWGLGSGPGRPFSDRRWLLPFLASLLVSATLFLAAACGLFAPPYLASDDAFLFDVVSFTDWDDGSGSPSQQEASSVGPGTANRLLNGDDDNENPDNAAVNSDDSDAEAPRLAYLLEGTKGDGLRMRRVLQAIYHPRNQYILHLDLEAPPRERIDLAMYVKGDPMFSQVGNVRVIAKGNLVTYKGPTMVACTLHAVAMLLKEGLEWDWFINLSASDYPLMTQDDILHVFSSLPRNLNFVEHMQISGWKLMQRAKPIVLDPGLYLSKKFDLSTTAERRELPTSFKLYTGSAWIMLTKNFLEYCIWGWDNLPRTVLMYYVNFISSPEGYFHTVICNSDEFRGTAVGHDLHYISWDYPAKQHPLTLSMKDFNNMVKSGAPFARKFPKEDKVLDRIDRELLHRSEGRFTPGAWCDGSSDGGADPCSSRDEDSVFEPGPGAERLRVLMKKVLSWDYRNGSCSSLSYDQKKRDWYVPRSKG; from the exons ATGAGGAAGAACTGGGGCCTCGGCTCGGGTCCCGGCCGGCCGTTCAGTGACCGGCGGTGGCTGCTCCCGTTCCTCGCCAGCCTCCTCGTCTCGGCGAccctcttcctcgccgccgcctgcggcCTCTTCGCGCCGCCCTACTTGGCCAGCGACGACGCCTTCCTCTTCGACGTGGTCTCCTTCACCGACTGGGATGACGGCAGCGGCTCGCCGTCGCAGCAAGAAGCCAGCTCCGTCGGCCCGGGGACCGCCAACCGGCTGTTGAACGGCGATGACGACAATGAGAACCCCGACAACGCCGCCGTGAACTCGGACGACTCCGACGCCGAGGCGCCGCGGCTGGCGTATCTCCTCGAGGGCACCAAGGGGGACGGGCTTCGGATGCGGAGGGTGCTGCAGGCGATATACCACCCGCGCAACCAGTACATCCTGCATTTGGATCtggaggcgccgccgcgggagaGGATCGACCTGGCCATGTATGTCAAGGGTGACCCCATGTTCAGCCAGGTTGGGAATGTTCGGGTCATCGCCAAGGGCAACCTGGTGACGTACAAGGGGCCGACGATGGTCGCTTGCACGCTACACGCCGTGGCGATGCTGCTCAAAGAAGGGCTGGAGTGGGATTGGTTCATCAACCTCAGCGCGTCAGATTATCCTCTCATGACACAAGATG ATATACTTCATGTGTTCTCGTCTTTGCCAAGAAATCTTAATTTTGTAGAGCATATGCAAATATCAGGATGGAAACT GATGCAAAGAGCAAAACCAATTGTTCTGGACCCAGGGCTCTATCTGTCAAAAAAGTTTGACCTTTCCACGACTGCTGAGCGGCGAGAACTGCCAACGTCTTTCAAATTATATACTG GTTCTGCCTGGATAATGCTCACAAAAAACTTCCTTGAGTATTGCATCTGGGGGTGGGACAACCTCCCACGTACTGTCCTGATGTACTACGTCAATTTCATCTCCTCACCAGAAGGTTATTTCCATACTGTCATCTGCAACTCCGATGAGTTCCGGGGCACCGCAGTTGGCCACGACCTGCATTACATTTCCTGGGACTACCCTGCAAAGCAGCACCCGCTGACCCTGTCCATGAAGGACTTCAACAACATGGTCAAGAGTGGCGCGCCCTTTGCGCGGAAGTTTCCCAAGGAAGACAAGGTCCTGGACAGGATAGACCGTGAGCTCTTGCACCGCTCCGAAGGTCGGTTCACTCCTGGAGCATGGTGTGACGGGAGCTCTGACGGAGGGGCTGATCCTTGTTCATCTAGGGACGAAGACTCTGTCTTCGAGCCTGGTCCAGGCGCCGAGAGGCTGCGAGTCTTGATGAAGAAGGTGCTGTCATGGGACTACCGCAATGGCAGCTGTTCCTCGCTCTCGTACGATCAGAAAAAGAGAGACTGGTATGTTCCCAGGAGCAAAGGATGA
- the LOC104583540 gene encoding uncharacterized protein LOC104583540: MKNIILFNLHIGSHLSHTKMKIILLALVFLLASPFTSAGRSCPGVTSMTPAAACKAACGTPLMLSLCTDTLSREFNPKPNEITAYALLAVRQALESQKATVGRIFALIGKGGLSPKEVLAYMACLPAYNFAGESMGHIYGDMLPRCFFSGLLEEYQKGINGGIESCRDGILQFLATPLYALIVADRNKAVLAFFLGRLLLSQ, from the coding sequence atgaagaaTATAATTCTTTTCAATCTTCACATTGGCTCTCATCTCTCACACACAAAGATGAAGATCATCCTCCTAgccctcgtcttcctcctcgcgtcCCCCTTCACCTCTGCCGGGAGGAGCTGCCCCGGCGTGACGTccatgacgccggcggcggcgtgcaaGGCGGCATGCGGCACGCCGCTCATGCTCAGCCTCTGCACGGACACGCTCAGCAGGGAGTTCAACCCCAAACCCAACGAGATCACGGCGTACGCGCTCCTGGCGGTGCGGCAAGCCCTCGAGTCCCAGAAGGCCACCGTGGGCCGCATCTTCGCGCTGATCGGCAAAGGAGGGCTCTCGCCCAAGGAGGTGCTGGCCTACATGGCCTGCCTGCCGGCCTACAACTTTGCCGGGGAGTCCATGGGCCACATCTACGGCGACATGCTGCCACGCTGCTTCTTCTCCGGGCTCCTGGAGGAGTACCAGAAGGGGATCAATGGGGGCATCGAGAGCTGCAGGGACGGCATCTTGCAGTTCCTGGCGACGCCGCTTTACGCTCTCATCGTCGCCGACCGGAACAAGGCCGTGctggccttcttcctcggcagGTTGTTGCTGAGTCAATGA
- the LOC100835742 gene encoding lysine-specific histone demethylase 1 homolog 2 codes for MSTSPTPQQQRPPRRAASARASSYDESLVDAELQAYLGNSPSRRIKRLRRLSADERQRETDTEAQIALSLGFPIDELLPAERPLLAAPDADAPNDYIVVRNHILASWRADPRVPLPRARVLETVAASYDHLVAAAHGFLSREGHVNFGVSAAFPAAPPADAPQRPAASVLVVGAGLAGLAAARQLLRFGLRVLVLEGRARPGGRVYTSRLGGDQAAAAVELGGSIITGIHGNPLGVLARQLGIPLHKVRDRCPLYHPDGRTVATRLDRSVDLVFNRLLDHATSLRESLKDAAEKISLGEGIETLRRLYHVLRSEEEREVLDWHLANLEFSNAGCLSELSLAHWDQDDQYEMGGDHCFLAGGNSRLVHALCDGVPVLYEKTVEQIQHGEDGVSVTVEGGQVFQADMALCTVPLGVLKSGSIEFDPKLPENKLGAIQRLGFGLLNKVAMVFPSVFWDEDIDTFGCLNKESSKRGEFFLFYSYHTVSGGAVLVALVAGEAALEFEKVDPVVTLHRVLGILRGIYGPKGVTVPDPIQSVCTRWGSDPLCCGSYSHIRVGSSGTDYDILAESVSDDRLFFAGEATNRAYPATMHGALLSGLREASRILRASESRVNSDHKKYALQKSIRPPDGILEDLFTEPDLEFGRFSFVSSSMTPDDPESEGLLRITLEKHLLLHPEKPVLEGDQKDQKPAAEKKAAQEAFHLYATVSREQANQLQLAGDDDRARLALLCKDLGVKLMGYDFTCDVGNSLVLSILSARKARKRLQRPKNSKVAQ; via the exons ATGTCGACGTCGCCgacgccgcagcagcagcggccgccgcggcgggcggcgtcggcgcgcgcGTCCTCGTACGACGAGTCGCTGGTGGACGCGGAGCTGCAGGCGTACCTGGGGAACTCCCCGTCGCGGCGCATCAAGAGGCTGCGCCGCCTCTCCGCCGACGAGCGTCAGCGGGAGACGGATACGGAGGCGCAGATCGCGCTCTCCCTGGGCTTCCCCatcgacgagctcctccccgCCGAGCGCCCCCTCCTGGCGGcccccgacgccgacgcccCCAACGACTACATCGTCGTCCGCAACCACATCCTCGCCTCCTGGCGCGCCGACCCGCGGGTGCCgctcccgcgcgcgcgcgtgctcGAGACCGTCGCCGCAAGCTACGACCACCTCGTCGCTGCCGCCCACGGCTTCCTCTCCCGCGAGGGCCACGTCAACTTCGGGGTctccgccgccttccccgccgcccctcccGCCGACGCGCCGCAGCGCCCCGCCGCTtccgtcctcgtcgtcggcgctggcCTTGCCggtctcgccgccgcgcgccagcTCCTCCGCTTCGGCCTTAGGGTGCTCGTCCTCGAGGGCCGCGCCCGCCCCGGCGGCCGCGTTTACACCTCACGCCTGGGTGGGgaccaggccgccgccgccgtcgagcttGGCGGAAGCATCATCACCGGCATCCACGGCAACCCGCTAGGCGTGCTCGCCCGGCAGCTCGGGATCCCTCTTCACAAGGTGCGTGACCGCTGCCCGCTGTACCACCCCGACGGCCGGACCGTGGCCACCAGGCTGGATAGAAGCGTCGATTTGGTGTTCAATAGGCTTCTAGACCACGCCACCAGCTTGCGGGAATCCCTCAAGGACGCCGCCGAGAAGATCTCGCTGGGGGAAGGGATCGAAACGCTGAGAAGGCTGTACCATGTGTTGAGaagcgaggaggagagggaggttCTAGATTGGCACCTGGCAAACCTTGAGTTCTCCAATGCTGGTTGTCTATCTGAGCTCTCGCTGGCGCATTGGGACCAGGATGACCAGTATGAGATGGGTGGTGACCATTGCTTCTTGGCCGGAGGGAATTCGAGGCTCGTGCACGCGTTATGCGATGGTGTACCAGTGTTGTACGAGAAGACAGTGGAGCAGATTCAGCATGGAGAGGATGGAGTGAGCGTCACGGTGGAAGGAGGACAGGTGTTCCAGGCTGACATGGCGCTCTGCACTGTCCCGCTCGGGGTGCTCAAGAGTGGGAGCATCGAGTTTGACCCCAAGTTGCCTGAGAACAAGCTTGGGGCGATTCAGAGGTTGGGGTTTGGCTTGTTGAACAAAGTGGCCATGGTGTTCCCATCAGTATTTTGGGATGAGGATATCGACACATTTGGGTGTTTGAATAAGGAGAGCAGCAAGCGTGGTGAATTCTTTCTCTTCTACAGCTACCATACTGTCTCTGGTGGTGCAGTACTTGTCGCACTTGTGGCGGGAGAGGCTGCTTTGGAGTTTGAAAAGGTAGATCCTGTCGTCACACTTCATCGGGTACTTGGTATTCTTAGAG GTATATATGGCCCAAAAGGTGTTACTGTGCCTGATCCCATTCAATCAGTTTGCACGAGATGGGGTAGTGATCCTCTTTGTTGTGGTTCATACTCTCACATCAGAGTTGGCTCTTCTGGAACTGACTACGACATTCTTGCCGAAAGTGTCAGTGACGACCGGCTCTTCTTTGCTGGAGAAGCAACAAACCGTGCATACCCTGCAACGATGCATGGCGCCTTATTGAGCGGACTAAGAGAAGCTTCCAGAATCCTCCGAGCTTCAGAAAGCAGAGTGAATTCCGATCATAAGAAATACGCTCTGCAGAAGAGCATTAGACCTCCTGATGGCATCCTTGAAGATCTTTTCACGGAGCCAGATCTAGAATTCGGGAGATTCTCGTTTGTGTCCTCCTCTATGACGCCCGACGACCCAGAGTCTGAGGGATTGCTCAGGATTACACTTGAGAAACATTTGCTTCTGCATCCAGAGAAGCCCGTTCTAGAGGGCGACCAAAAGGATCAGAAGCCTGCAGCTGAGAAGAAGGCAGCGCAGGAAGCCTTCCATTTATACGCCACTGTCTCTAGAGAGCAGGCGAATCAGCTGCAACTGGCAGGCGACGACGATCGAGCTAGACTGGCATTGTTATGCAAAGATCTTGGGGTAAAGCTGATGGGTTACGACTTTACATGCGATGTAGGTAACTCTCTGGTTCTTAGCATCCTGAGCGCTCGGAAAGCCAGGAAGAGGCTGCAGCGGCCCAAGAACTCCAAAGTCGCACAATGA
- the LOC100835435 gene encoding putative lipase ROG1, with protein MGRGGEEAEEEEDVGTPTRAEESASGGVDVWSDAVSSHAPEHLVIMVHGILGSTTDWQYAANEFVKQLPDDVIVHCSEKNMNTLTLDGVDVMGERLADEVLDVISRRPELTKISFLAHSVGGLVARYAIAKLYRDPNSTFDTKAEGNICGLEAINFITVATPHLGSRGNKQVPLLFGFITMERFASRVIHWIFRRTGRHLFLTDNDEGEPPLLQRMVEDYSDLHFISALRAFKRRVVYANADCDHIVGWRTSSIRRNTELPKWEESLCEKYPHIVHEEYSEEIEDERCQDSSSDYDLDILEEKMVTGLRRVSWEKVDVSFHTSMRSFAAHSIIQVKYAFMNEGADVIQHIIDHFQV; from the exons ATGGGCcggggcggcgaggaggcggaggaggaggaggacgtggGGACGCCGACGAGGGCGGAGGAGTCCGCgtccggcggcgtcgacgtcTGGAGCGACGCCGTGTCCTCCCACGCGCCGGAACACCTCGTCATCATGGTCCACGGCATCCTCGGcag TACTACTGACTGGCAATATGCTGCTAACGAATTTGTAAAGCAACTTCCTGACGATGTAATTGTGCACT GTAGTGAGAAAAACATGAACACCTTGACTCTTGATGGTGTTGATGTTATGGGGGAACGATTAGCGGATGAG GTTCTTGACGTAATCAGTAGAAGACCAGAACTCACCAAAATTTCCTTTCTTGCACACTCCGTTGGGGGTTTAGTAGCAAGATATGCAATCGCAAAACTTTATAGAGATCCAAATAGCACGTTTGATACCAAAGCCGAAGGAAACATATGTGGGTTGGAAGCAATTAACTTTATAACTGTAGCAACGCCGCACCTCGGTTCTCGAGGAAACAAGCAG GTTCCGCTCCTCTTTGGGTTCATTACAATGGAGAGATTTGCTTCTCGTGTCATCCATTGGATATTTAGAAGAACTGGTAGACATCTTTTTCTTACTGACAATGACGAGGGAGAGCCGCCACTGTTGCAGCGTATGGTAGAAGATTACAGCGATCTTCACTTTAT ATCTGCTTTGCGAGCATTTAAACGACGAGTGGTATATGCCAATGCTGATTGTGACC ACATTGTTGGCTGGAGAACATCCTCTATTAGAAGAAACACTGAGCTGCCTAAG TGGGAGGAATCCTTGTGTGAGAAGTACCCCCACATTGTACACGAGGAATACTCAGAAGAGATCGAAGACGAGAGGTGTCAAGATTCTTCATCAGACTACGATTTGGACATATTGGAAG AAAAAATGGTGACAGGGCTTAGGCGCGTTTCATGGGAGAAGGTAGACGTTAGCTTCCACACAAGCATGCGGAGTTTCGCAGCACACAGCATTATCCAG GTCAAGTATGCGTTCATGAACGAAGGAGCAGATGTCATACAACACATAATAGACCACTTCCAGGTCTGA
- the LOC100834934 gene encoding transcription factor MYBS3 has translation MTRDGVPPTAPAPAGGASGDGPRRCSQCGHHGHNSRTCTARGPVKLFGVRIGDKPPIRKSASMGNLAQLAAEGSGGARAGGYGSEGDDDKPHRKRGESWSEEEHKNFLLGLKELGRGDWRGISRNYVVSRTPTQVASHAQKYFIRQSNVHRRKRRSSLFDMVIDDSGDRPLSRSSSQEMPLSRSSSEEVEEYIEDLQPVSAPVPVLTSVSVPPTVPVVPPPMPVTASPAPVLTNASAPPVPAMAHQPEEYESAGSSSNTREAGTMMPQVMHPYGYPVMFPPPHYAPAFYPVPYYGYAPMFYGPPVPVQASSQATVQASHELVRPVATHSGPQINVEDLYGMSELSLKGNSNTNSVAPNLQLPPKPNGTKDRRSAFHAKAPANGSSNGLIPAK, from the exons ATGACGAGGGACGGCGTGccgccgacggcgccggcgccggcgggcgggGCGTCCGGGGACGGGCCGAGGCGGTGCTCGCAGTGCGGGCACCACGGGCACAACTCGCGCACGTGCACGGCGCGCGGCCCCGTGAAGCTCTTCGGCGTGCGCATCGGCGACAAGCCACCCATCAGGAAGAGCGCCAGCATGGGCAACCTCGCCCAGCTCGCCGCcgaggggagcggcggcgccaggGCCGGCGGGTACGGCTCCGAGGGGGACGACGATAAACCCCACCGGAAGCGag GTGAGTCATGGTCAGAAGAGGAGCACAAAAATTTTCTACTGGGGTTGAAGGAATTAGGAAGAGGAGATTGGCGAGGCATATCCCGTAATTACGTTGTTTCGAGGACACCCACTCAAGTTGCTAGCCATGCTCAGAAGTACTTCATTCGCCAATCAAATGTTCATAGGAGAAAGAGAAGATCAAGCCTATTTGATATGGTCATTGATGAT TCTGGTGATCGGCCACTCTCTCGTTCATCGTCACAAGAGATGCCACTATCCCGTTCATCTTCAGAAGAAGTAGAAGAGTACATCGAGGATCTGCAACCTGTTAGTGCTCCTGTGCCTGTTCTAACATCTGTTTCAGTCCCACCAACAGTGCCAGTGGTCCCACCACCAATGCCAGTAACAGCATCGCCTGCTCCTGTGCTAACAAATGCATCAGCCCCACCAGTTCCAGCAATGGCACATCAACCTGAGGAATATGAATCGGCTGGTTCAAGTTCAAATACCAGAGAAGCAGGGACCATGATGCCACAAGTCATGCACCCCTATGGATATCCAGTGATGTTTCCTCCACCTCACTATGCCCCAGCATTTTATCCGGTTCCATACTACGGCTATGCTCCTATGTTCTACGGGCCCCCCGTTCCGGTGCAAGCATCATCCCAAGCTACAGTACAAGCATCACATGAGCTTGTCAGGCCTGTTGCCACCCACTCAGGTCCTCAGATAAATGTCGAAGACCTCTATGGCATGTCTGAACTGAGCCTGAAGGGCAACTCAAATACCAACAGTGTTGCTCCTAATTTGCAGTTGCCTCCAAAACCAAATGGGACAAAAGATAGGCGATCTGCTTTCCATGCGAAAGCACCTGCCAATGGATCGTCAAACGGACTAATCCCAGCGAAGTGA